In one Tessaracoccus palaemonis genomic region, the following are encoded:
- the poxB gene encoding ubiquinone-dependent pyruvate dehydrogenase: protein MTTVADNLITSLIAEGVTHVYGVPGDSLNGITDAMRRSGELTWAQVRHEESAAFAAGAEAELTGRLSVCIGSCGPGNLHLINGLYDANRSRVPVLAIAAHIPSEEMGSTYFQETHPQDLFRECSVYCELVTRPDQMPRLLRIAMQTAVAKRGVAVLVIPGDVALAPTSSTEIVATSDPSVRVLPAEGELRRAADLLDEAAKVTILAGAGAEGAHDELMALAEALGAPIVHTMRGKEHVEFDNPYDVGMTGLLGFSSGYRAMEACDTLLILGADFPYQQFYPDKATVIQVDVRGENIGRRTHVDVGLTGTVKDTAAALAALVQRKENRSHLEASQKHYAKARRKLDDLAAPAKAGEPVHPQYVAALIDRLADDDAVFIPDVGSPVIYAARYLKMNGRRRLIGSFNHGSMANAVPQAIGAQSSFPGRQIVTLSGDGGVTMLLGDLLTLVQSKLPVKIVVFNNSSLNFVELEMKSAGFVNYGTGLENPNLAMVAEGMGIRAFHVEDSAGVEGALREAFAHDGPALVDIVTARQELSIPPSVQAAQAKGFALYALRTVLSGRGDELVDLAATNWRQLF from the coding sequence ATGACCACTGTCGCCGACAACCTGATCACATCGCTCATCGCCGAAGGGGTGACGCACGTCTACGGGGTCCCAGGCGATTCCCTCAACGGCATCACCGACGCCATGCGACGCTCCGGGGAGCTGACCTGGGCGCAGGTCCGTCACGAGGAGTCTGCAGCCTTCGCCGCCGGGGCCGAGGCGGAGCTGACCGGCAGGCTCTCGGTCTGCATCGGTTCCTGTGGCCCCGGCAACCTGCACCTGATCAACGGCCTCTACGACGCCAACCGCAGCCGGGTGCCCGTGCTGGCGATCGCCGCGCACATCCCGTCGGAGGAGATGGGGTCGACGTACTTCCAGGAGACGCACCCGCAGGACCTGTTCCGCGAGTGCTCCGTCTACTGCGAGCTCGTGACGCGTCCGGACCAGATGCCGCGCCTGCTGCGGATCGCCATGCAGACGGCTGTCGCGAAGCGGGGCGTCGCGGTGCTGGTCATCCCGGGCGACGTCGCGCTGGCGCCCACCTCGTCGACCGAGATCGTCGCGACGAGCGACCCCTCGGTCCGCGTGCTGCCCGCCGAAGGGGAGCTGCGGCGCGCGGCCGACCTGCTCGACGAGGCCGCGAAGGTCACCATCCTCGCTGGTGCCGGGGCGGAGGGCGCGCACGACGAGCTGATGGCGCTGGCCGAGGCGCTCGGGGCGCCGATCGTGCACACCATGCGCGGCAAGGAGCACGTCGAGTTCGACAACCCGTATGACGTGGGCATGACGGGTCTGCTGGGCTTCTCGTCGGGCTACCGGGCGATGGAGGCCTGCGACACGCTACTGATCCTCGGCGCCGACTTCCCGTATCAGCAGTTCTATCCCGACAAGGCCACCGTCATCCAGGTGGACGTCCGCGGGGAGAACATCGGGCGGCGCACGCACGTCGATGTCGGCCTGACCGGCACCGTGAAGGACACGGCCGCTGCGCTCGCGGCGCTGGTGCAGCGCAAGGAGAACCGCTCGCACCTGGAGGCGTCGCAGAAGCACTACGCGAAGGCCCGCCGGAAGCTGGACGACCTGGCCGCTCCCGCGAAGGCCGGCGAGCCGGTGCACCCGCAGTACGTCGCGGCGCTGATCGACAGGCTGGCCGATGACGACGCCGTCTTCATCCCCGACGTCGGCTCGCCCGTCATCTACGCCGCCCGCTACCTGAAGATGAACGGTAGGCGTCGCCTGATCGGGTCGTTCAACCACGGATCGATGGCCAACGCCGTCCCGCAGGCCATCGGCGCGCAGAGCTCCTTTCCGGGGCGCCAGATCGTCACGCTGTCCGGCGACGGCGGGGTCACGATGCTGCTCGGCGACCTGCTGACGCTCGTCCAGTCGAAGCTGCCCGTCAAGATCGTCGTGTTCAACAACTCGTCGCTGAACTTCGTCGAGCTGGAGATGAAGTCGGCCGGCTTCGTGAACTACGGCACGGGGCTGGAGAACCCGAACCTAGCGATGGTCGCCGAGGGGATGGGGATCAGAGCGTTCCACGTCGAGGACTCGGCCGGGGTCGAGGGCGCGCTGCGCGAGGCCTTCGCGCACGACGGCCCGGCGCTGGTCGACATCGTCACGGCCCGCCAGGAGCTGAGTATCCCGCCGAGCGTCCAGGCCGCACAGGCCAAGGGCTTCGCGCTCTACGCGCTGCGGACGGTGCTGTCAGGCCGTGGCGACGAGCTTGTCGACCTGGCTGCCACCAACTGGCGCCAGCTGTTCTGA
- a CDS encoding resuscitation-promoting factor: MSETYWSTMNNAEAPNGAEPTEVLDVAETPSADAPVAAPKRRKVRIAAGVAGVLALALGVGGYMVSSAHKSVTVAADGTTAEVGTFTTTVADLLADQGIEVGTHDAVTPALDSTLTDGAAVQVTRAEAVSVTSNGTSQTLWTTEGDVGSALAAAAEDGRDLDMDVTRSNSRAAIDLPLSGTVKIVTMDGSTKVALDEPTDLQAMLDAQKIELADGDDVSVSANGNGTTIVTIVRWETVKKSTTTTVDYDKKTVKSDDLYVGESKVTTEGVDGKIKKTYRIVKRDGEVVSKELVSKKTTTKKVDQVTTVGTKERPVVKATTSSSSSDSGSSSSSSSSSSSSSSSSSSSSSASVSGVWAKLAQCESGGNPSIVSSNGLYHGLYQFTVSTWRSVGGSGIPSQASAAEQTKRAKILQARSGWGQWPACSRKLGLY; the protein is encoded by the coding sequence TTGTCTGAGACCTATTGGAGCACCATGAACAACGCCGAAGCACCCAACGGGGCCGAGCCCACCGAGGTTCTGGACGTCGCCGAGACCCCCTCGGCCGACGCCCCCGTCGCAGCCCCGAAGCGCCGCAAGGTGCGCATCGCCGCGGGCGTCGCAGGAGTCCTGGCGCTGGCTCTCGGAGTCGGCGGCTACATGGTCTCCTCCGCCCACAAGTCGGTCACGGTCGCCGCTGACGGCACCACTGCCGAGGTCGGCACTTTCACCACCACCGTGGCTGACCTGCTTGCCGATCAGGGCATCGAGGTCGGCACCCATGACGCCGTGACCCCCGCGCTCGACTCCACGCTGACCGACGGCGCAGCCGTCCAGGTGACGCGTGCCGAGGCCGTGAGCGTGACGTCGAACGGCACCTCGCAGACCCTGTGGACCACCGAGGGTGACGTCGGCTCCGCGCTGGCCGCCGCCGCCGAGGACGGTCGCGACCTCGACATGGACGTCACGCGATCGAACTCCCGCGCCGCGATCGACCTGCCGCTGAGTGGCACCGTCAAGATCGTCACGATGGACGGGTCGACCAAGGTTGCGCTCGATGAGCCCACCGACCTGCAGGCGATGCTGGACGCACAGAAGATCGAGCTCGCCGACGGCGATGACGTCTCCGTGTCGGCGAACGGGAACGGCACGACGATCGTGACGATCGTCCGGTGGGAGACGGTCAAGAAGTCGACCACCACGACCGTCGACTACGACAAGAAGACGGTCAAGAGCGACGACCTGTACGTCGGCGAGTCCAAGGTCACGACCGAGGGCGTCGACGGCAAGATCAAGAAGACCTACCGCATCGTGAAGCGCGACGGCGAGGTCGTCTCCAAGGAGCTCGTCTCCAAGAAGACCACCACCAAGAAGGTCGATCAGGTCACCACCGTCGGCACCAAGGAACGCCCGGTGGTGAAGGCGACCACGTCGTCGTCCTCCTCGGATTCTGGTTCGTCATCCTCGAGCAGCTCGTCATCGTCGTCCAGCTCGTCCTCCTCGAGCTCCTCCAGCTCGGCCTCGGTGTCGGGCGTGTGGGCCAAGCTCGCCCAGTGTGAGTCGGGTGGCAACCCGTCGATCGTGAGCTCCAACGGCCTGTACCACGGCCTCTACCAGTTCACCGTGAGCACCTGGCGCTCCGTCGGTGGCTCCGGCATCCCGTCGCAGGCCTCGGCCGCGGAGCAGACCAAGCGGGCGAAGATCCTCCAGGCCCGCTCGGGCTGGGGCCAGTGGCCCGCCTGCTCCCGCAAGCTCGGCCTCTACTGA
- a CDS encoding SDR family NAD(P)-dependent oxidoreductase codes for MTKKAIVTGHSRGLGAALTSQLAAAGWEVLGVSRSAGAHVDLSDPAALTAWLDGGELASFVDGATEILLINNAGMLGPADLAGHQDPASAIAAVNVNVTAPILLTDAVIRHRGQGVPVRVVHISSGAGRRPLAGWSVYCATKAAVDLHATTVAAEKLDGVRIAAIAPGVVDTDMQGLIRSSDGFPARDDFVAMKERGDLLTPEESARRVLAIADGPDFGEKVLERV; via the coding sequence ATGACCAAGAAGGCCATCGTCACCGGACACAGCCGCGGCCTCGGCGCCGCGCTCACCTCCCAGCTGGCTGCCGCAGGCTGGGAGGTGCTGGGGGTCTCGCGCTCCGCCGGGGCGCACGTGGACCTGAGCGACCCCGCGGCGCTGACCGCCTGGCTCGACGGCGGGGAACTCGCGTCCTTCGTCGACGGCGCGACGGAGATCCTGCTGATCAACAACGCCGGCATGCTCGGCCCCGCCGACCTGGCCGGCCACCAGGACCCGGCAAGCGCCATCGCGGCGGTCAATGTGAACGTCACGGCGCCGATCCTGCTGACCGACGCCGTCATCCGGCACCGTGGCCAGGGCGTGCCAGTGCGCGTCGTGCACATCTCGTCCGGCGCGGGTCGCCGGCCCCTGGCCGGCTGGAGCGTCTACTGCGCCACCAAGGCCGCCGTAGACCTGCACGCCACAACCGTCGCGGCGGAGAAACTCGACGGGGTGCGGATCGCGGCGATCGCGCCGGGCGTCGTCGACACCGACATGCAGGGCCTGATCCGCAGCTCCGACGGCTTCCCGGCCCGCGACGACTTCGTGGCGATGAAGGAGCGCGGCGACCTCCTCACCCCGGAGGAGTCCGCCCGCCGCGTGCTCGCAATCGCCGACGGCCCGGACTTCGGCGAGAAGGTACTCGAACGCGTCTGA
- a CDS encoding HAD-IIA family hydrolase, translated as MRTRADIKCWLTDMDGVLVHDNKALPGAPELIAQWKRNKTPFLVLTNNPTYTPRDLSVRLRDSGLDVPEESIWTSALATAKFLAQQMPGGSCYVVGEAGLITALHEHGMIMTDRDPEFVVLGETRTYSFESITTAIRLINKGARFIITNPDATGPAADGIIPATGAVASLITTATNRQPYVIGKPNPMMFRSALNRIGAHSEETGMIGDRMDTDIVAGIEAGLHTVLVMSGIATRETMLEFPFRPTEVVDGVFELLEDAAARG; from the coding sequence ATGCGTACCCGTGCGGACATCAAATGCTGGCTCACCGACATGGACGGCGTCCTCGTCCACGACAACAAGGCCCTCCCCGGCGCGCCAGAGCTGATCGCGCAGTGGAAGCGCAACAAGACGCCCTTCCTGGTGCTGACCAACAACCCGACGTACACGCCCCGCGACCTGTCTGTCCGCCTGCGCGACTCCGGCCTCGACGTTCCCGAGGAGTCCATCTGGACGTCGGCCCTTGCCACGGCCAAGTTCCTCGCGCAGCAGATGCCCGGCGGCAGCTGCTACGTCGTCGGCGAGGCGGGGCTGATTACCGCGCTGCACGAGCACGGCATGATCATGACCGACCGCGACCCCGAGTTCGTCGTGCTGGGCGAGACCCGCACCTACTCGTTCGAGTCGATCACCACCGCGATCCGGCTCATCAACAAGGGCGCAAGGTTCATCATCACCAACCCCGACGCCACCGGCCCCGCGGCCGACGGCATCATCCCCGCCACCGGCGCGGTGGCGTCGCTGATCACGACGGCGACCAACCGGCAGCCGTACGTCATCGGCAAGCCCAACCCGATGATGTTCCGCTCCGCGCTCAACCGGATCGGCGCGCACTCGGAGGAGACGGGCATGATCGGCGACCGGATGGACACCGACATCGTCGCCGGCATCGAGGCAGGCCTGCACACGGTGCTGGTGATGTCCGGCATCGCGACCCGCGAGACCATGCTGGAGTTCCCCTTCCGTCCGACGGAGGTCGTCGACGGGGTGTTCGAGCTCCTCGAGGACGCCGCGGCGCGCGGCTGA
- a CDS encoding RNA-binding S4 domain-containing protein: MARLDAWLWSVRLYKTRSMATAAVRGGHVRVDDKLPRASQEVVTGQVIRVRRDQDERIIEVLDPTLAKRVGAPVAQAAYLDRTPEKPPPIAEMVGRVGVRDRGTGRPTKRERRQLDRFLHGDQ; the protein is encoded by the coding sequence ATGGCTCGACTCGACGCTTGGCTCTGGTCCGTCCGCCTCTACAAGACGCGCTCGATGGCCACCGCCGCCGTGCGCGGCGGGCACGTTCGCGTCGACGACAAGCTGCCGAGGGCGTCGCAGGAGGTCGTCACCGGGCAGGTGATCCGTGTCCGACGCGACCAGGACGAGCGCATCATCGAGGTCCTCGACCCGACTCTCGCGAAACGCGTCGGCGCCCCCGTCGCTCAGGCCGCGTACCTCGACCGGACCCCCGAGAAGCCGCCGCCCATCGCGGAGATGGTCGGCCGCGTCGGCGTCCGCGACCGCGGCACCGGCCGCCCGACCAAGCGCGAGCGCCGCCAGCTGGATCGCTTCCTGCACGGGGACCAGTAG
- a CDS encoding alcohol dehydrogenase catalytic domain-containing protein, which yields MTKIPTHQHAIQFVGVDEIVHNTNKAVDAVGPHQLLLQVEACGICFSDTKLLHAFDSHPRKSEVVEGISAKALAEIPSYKPGKLPTVPGHEPVGRIVEVGAEVTHFAVGDRVLVQADWKHLRTANSNGAFGYNFEGALQEYVLIDERCAVSPSGEEFLIHVTDGPSAAAVGLIEPWATVEGSYAWAERNHVADGGRLLVVADGPVTGIDALTAEHQPAEIVTLRSGEIADLAGESFDDIVYYGADAATIETLADLLGTRGVFCVVLGGHTIPRKVNLDIGRVHYDFIRFVGTPGDDPVEGYAWIPPRGELRAGDRVAIIGAAGPMGMMHTIRAVTSGFEGITVTGTDLSTDRLEHLAATVDPVAAERGVPITYVNTGEEQLRYGFTHISCMVPVPALVSQAVDLAAEDSILNAFAGIPAGTKGEFDLQGIVTRRVFMLGTSGSDVSDMRTVLRKIEEGIIDTHISLDAVTGMAGFTDAIGSVMNRTSGGKIMVFPMLHDLPLTRLVDMPEKLPHVAAKLKDGIWTKEAEQALLAGR from the coding sequence GTGACCAAGATCCCGACGCATCAGCACGCGATCCAGTTCGTCGGCGTCGACGAGATCGTGCACAACACCAACAAGGCCGTGGACGCCGTCGGCCCGCACCAGCTACTGCTGCAGGTCGAGGCCTGCGGCATCTGCTTCAGCGACACCAAGCTCCTCCACGCCTTCGACTCGCACCCGCGCAAGTCCGAGGTCGTCGAGGGCATCTCGGCCAAGGCGCTCGCCGAGATCCCCAGCTACAAGCCCGGCAAGCTCCCCACCGTCCCCGGCCACGAGCCCGTCGGCCGCATCGTCGAGGTCGGCGCGGAGGTCACGCACTTCGCCGTCGGTGACCGCGTCCTCGTGCAGGCCGACTGGAAGCACCTCCGCACCGCCAACTCCAACGGCGCGTTCGGCTACAACTTCGAGGGCGCGCTACAGGAGTACGTCCTGATCGACGAACGCTGCGCCGTCTCCCCGTCCGGCGAGGAGTTCCTGATCCACGTCACCGACGGCCCGTCCGCCGCCGCCGTCGGCCTCATCGAGCCCTGGGCGACCGTCGAGGGCTCCTACGCCTGGGCCGAGCGCAACCACGTCGCCGACGGCGGCCGCCTGCTGGTCGTCGCCGACGGGCCGGTCACCGGCATCGACGCACTCACCGCCGAGCACCAGCCGGCCGAGATCGTCACCCTCCGCTCCGGCGAGATCGCCGATCTGGCGGGCGAGTCGTTCGACGACATCGTCTACTACGGCGCCGACGCCGCCACAATCGAGACCCTGGCCGACCTGCTCGGCACCCGCGGCGTGTTCTGCGTCGTGCTCGGCGGCCACACCATCCCGCGCAAGGTGAACCTCGACATCGGCCGCGTGCACTACGACTTCATCCGCTTCGTCGGCACCCCGGGCGACGACCCCGTCGAGGGGTACGCGTGGATCCCGCCGCGCGGCGAGCTGCGCGCCGGGGACAGGGTCGCCATCATCGGCGCCGCCGGCCCGATGGGCATGATGCACACCATCCGCGCCGTCACGTCGGGCTTCGAGGGCATCACCGTCACCGGCACCGACCTCAGCACCGACCGGCTCGAGCACCTCGCGGCCACCGTCGACCCGGTCGCCGCCGAGCGCGGCGTGCCGATCACCTACGTCAACACCGGCGAGGAACAGCTGCGCTACGGCTTCACGCACATCTCATGCATGGTGCCCGTGCCCGCGCTGGTCTCGCAGGCCGTCGACCTGGCGGCCGAGGACTCGATCCTCAACGCCTTCGCCGGCATCCCGGCCGGTACCAAGGGCGAGTTCGACCTGCAGGGCATCGTCACGCGTCGGGTCTTCATGCTCGGCACCTCGGGATCCGACGTTTCCGACATGCGCACGGTGCTGCGAAAGATCGAGGAGGGGATCATCGACACCCACATCTCGCTCGACGCCGTGACCGGCATGGCCGGGTTCACCGACGCCATCGGTTCGGTCATGAACCGCACGTCGGGCGGCAAGATCATGGTCTTCCCGATGCTCCACGACCTGCCGCTCACCCGCCTGGTCGACATGCCGGAGAAGCTGCCGCACGTCGCGGCGAAGCTGAAGGACGGCATCTGGACCAAGGAGGCGGAGCAGGCCCTGCTCGCCGGTCGGTAA
- a CDS encoding sugar-binding transcriptional regulator has product MAAASPTDLDLAVRAAWLYYEDGLTQAQVASRLFVSRQTVGRLLESARQQGIVRIELDAAYLGAMRLATRVKETFSLADAIVVPTAIGQLSRERTNERVAAALAAYARRHLHPGAVVGLSWGDSVARALSMLSEESLDGVQLVASTGSLSAIDEVLTRSPGVIRRLRTLPAPLLVSTPEVASTFREEGAVREILDLARRANLTLTGMGAATPGGSAVLAGVTTDAEVRAFAEQGAVGDMLGEWYDVEGRVVETDWSRRRLGLSLDELRELGNVVGVAGGVEKVDAIRGAIAGGLIDALVTDEPTATALMARWG; this is encoded by the coding sequence GTGGCAGCTGCCAGCCCCACCGACCTTGATCTCGCCGTGCGCGCGGCCTGGCTGTATTACGAGGACGGTCTGACGCAGGCCCAGGTCGCGAGCAGGCTCTTCGTGTCGCGGCAGACGGTCGGGCGGCTCCTGGAGTCGGCGCGCCAGCAGGGGATCGTCCGCATCGAGCTGGATGCGGCCTACCTGGGGGCCATGCGGCTGGCCACCCGGGTGAAGGAGACGTTCTCGCTGGCCGACGCCATCGTCGTGCCCACGGCCATCGGGCAGCTGTCGCGCGAGCGCACCAACGAGCGGGTGGCCGCGGCCCTGGCCGCCTATGCCCGACGCCACCTGCATCCCGGCGCCGTGGTGGGCCTGAGCTGGGGTGACTCCGTCGCCCGCGCGCTGTCCATGCTGTCGGAGGAGTCACTCGACGGCGTGCAGCTCGTCGCCTCGACGGGGTCGCTGAGCGCGATCGACGAGGTCCTGACCCGCAGCCCCGGCGTCATCCGGCGGCTCCGGACGCTGCCGGCGCCGCTGCTGGTCTCCACCCCGGAGGTGGCGTCCACGTTCCGCGAGGAGGGCGCCGTCCGCGAGATCCTGGACCTCGCGCGGCGGGCGAACCTGACGCTGACCGGCATGGGCGCCGCGACCCCGGGCGGGTCCGCGGTGCTCGCCGGCGTGACCACCGACGCGGAGGTCCGCGCCTTCGCCGAGCAGGGCGCCGTCGGCGACATGCTGGGGGAGTGGTACGACGTGGAGGGCCGGGTCGTCGAGACCGACTGGTCGCGTCGTCGCCTCGGCCTGTCCCTCGACGAGTTGCGCGAGCTCGGCAACGTCGTCGGGGTGGCGGGAGGCGTCGAGAAGGTGGACGCGATCCGGGGTGCGATCGCCGGCGGACTGATCGACGCCCTTGTCACCGACGAGCCGACCGCCACCGCACTGATGGCCCGTTGGGGCTGA